The Candidatus Obscuribacterales bacterium genome includes the window CCGAGCAATAATAGTTCCATCCTTGACAATCACTGCGCCAAACGGGCCACCATGACCATGGCGCATGCCCTCTAGGGACTGAGCGATCGCCTCTCGCATAAATTCAGAATTGGGTTCTGTCATGAGCTAGCCTGTTGTTGATCTGCTTTGTATGCTGCCCAGCCGCCGTAGTGGGAAATATCGGGCCACTGGTGCTGATCAATGAGTGCCTTGGGATACAGCATGGCAGTAGCCACATCACCGTTCTCTAGCACCACATCATCGGGATACATATTGGGTGGCTCATTGGCCAGCAAGTACTCGTATTCAGCCAAGGTCATTTCATAGACTTCTCCAGGAATACTGATGCCTCCAGTCTCCACCTCATAGATAGCAGGATGCCATCCATCGCCTGCCGCATGGAGCCGATAGCGGGGTTGGGTGCAGGTGGGGCCCAAAAACTTTGCCCCCTGGAGATTGCCGTGGTCAGGCTGCCCTTGCAGTGCAGATCCGCAAATGAAGATGTGTTTAACAGATGCGTTCGAGTCGGTCATGCCAATTGAAATCCCGTTCGTAGATC containing:
- a CDS encoding gamma-glutamylcyclotransferase, whose amino-acid sequence is MTDSNASVKHIFICGSALQGQPDHGNLQGAKFLGPTCTQPRYRLHAAGDGWHPAIYEVETGGISIPGEVYEMTLAEYEYLLANEPPNMYPDDVVLENGDVATAMLYPKALIDQHQWPDISHYGGWAAYKADQQQASS